GCCGCGGCGAGGGCCATACGACCCTAGGGGTAGTGGGGGCAGGCGGGATAGGGGTCGACCTTGCAGAGCCATTGATCCGGATTTGCATGGGATCGTCCCGAATCTGCCAGCCTCCGGAATCAAGAGATTGCCCCCTGTAAAGGCTTTCGTCGCCAATGCTCCATCCCGATGCGGCGCCAGGGTTTTCCGCGTTCGATGATTTTAGTTTCAATGCGGCTCTGTAGTCTTCAGAACCATCCACCACAACAAAGTAGGTCGTATTCGCCTCGAGGTCGATATTGTCCGCCGCGAATGCATCGTGGCCAAGCTCGTATAACTGTGCCGGCGGCGATAGGGAACCCACCATGCTTCCGGGTTCGCCAGCACCGTTGTCCGTCCAGAGGCTAACGCTGTACCGGAAGGGCGGGGCGCTTATAACGAATAAGTCGATTGCAACGCTGGTCAGGGTATACCCGTTGGCGTGGTCGCCCGTCGTAAATGCCTGGGCATAATCATGAAAAAAAAGACTACCGTACGCTTTGTCGTACTCGTCGAGATTACCCACGAGCATTTGGGCATGCGCAAGGCTACCGGGCCGGGCAACGGGGCACAGAAGCAAGGCGGCGAGTGCAAGCCCTCCTGTCGCTACTCGGCGCATTCTGGCGCCTGCGAAGCAGGAAAGGTGTCTTATCATAACAATACGCTTCCATATAAAAAGAGGGGGAATTATACGGAAAACCTGGGGAATTATATACAATGGTGAACAGGGTCGGATTAGGGTTTCTTCGGCTTGAGTTACTCCTTCTCCACCGTCATCCGCGACACCTCGTCCACCCGCACCGTGCACGGGCGCCCGTCAGCCGTTTCGGCGGGCATTTCCGCGACCCAGCCTTTGCGGCCGGAGGTCAGGCGGATGTTTTCCGTCAGAGCGCCCGGCAGTTCCTTCAGGGATTTTGCCCAGCGTCCGTGTGTCTTGAAAAAGGCCCGCTGCGCATAGTACACGGCCATGAGCGCCTCGCGCGCCGGGAAGGTCGGATCCGGGCGGAACGCGGTTTCTCCGGGCCGGGCCCGCGTGAACTGCACGAAGCCCCAGCGCTCGGGACGGTGCATGTCCACCACGCCCTGCGGGGACCAGACCCAGTTGTCCTCCGGCGTGTCGGGTTTTTTGCGGTACGCGCCTGCGTGGATTTCGTGCTGCCACTGGACCCGGGAGAAGTTCATACGCCACTGCGCGCCTTCTTTGGGTGGCACGCCCCCCTGCGGAGCGTAAGGCGCCAGGCCACGCCACGGGATGGCGATCTCCACGGACCAGTACGTATCCGTGTCGTGCGGGGCATTGAGGGTGCCCTCTACATATACCGCCGAGCGCAGCCCCGCAATGGGCGCCGGAGACACGGGAGGCCCTCCGTCGCGGTAGGGTTTTTCCAGCGCCAGTTGCCAGAGGGTGTTCAGCGCATTGACCTCCATTTCCCAGTACTGGTGGTGGTCGCCGTCCGGGTCGATGAACACCTCGAAATCGTTGTCCTGGAAGATCACGCTGTTCGGCTCGGTGAGCGATCCCCACACATGGGTTTCTTCGAGGCGCGCAGCGATGTACAGGCAGGTGTGGTCCCAGCGCATCGCCATGCGCGTTTCCTGTCGCGGCGCTGGTCTGCGATCTCCCTCGATGTCCGTGAAGGGCTCGCTCCAGGGAGCTTCCTGCCAGAGTGTTTTGTCCAGTTTACCGTCTATCCGAGGAGCATCCTCGACAAAATGACACACGTAATGGCGCGGAACGATATCCGCCATATGCTCCCACGATGCGGCGTCGAGGTCTTTGGGCAGGTCCCATGCAGGTTCGGTCATAACGGGTTGCGTGCCGTGTGGATAAGGAATTGCGTACAGGTGCGTTACACCTTCTCCGGATCCGGGTGCACCCACGGGGCGCGGTAGGGCCGGGCCAGCAGGGCGTTGGCTTCCTCGTCGCCCGTGACCCGGCCTGCGTCGGCGTCCCATTCGAGGGTCCGGCCCAGGGCCATGGAAATGTTCGCAAGAATGCAGGAGGCTGCCGAGATGTGACCTTCCTCGATATCCGCTACCGGCCGGGACCGTTGTTCGATCGCATCCAGAAAGTCGACCATGTGCCCCCGGATCGCCGAAGCCACATGCCGTTCGAGGTCCTGCTCCGTGCGGTCCTCCGGGTAGCGGTCGTACTCGTACAGGGCCTCGCCGCGTCCCTGTTCTTCGTCCCCGCGCGGAATGAAGTCGTACGAATGTACGCTCATCTTGAGGGTGCCGTGTTCGCCGTACAGGGTGGCCCCCCAGGGATAGTCCGGATCGGCGGCGTGTCCCCAGGCTCTGTGCTGCCACAGGATCGGCAGTTCGTCGTACTCGAAGGTGGCCGTCTGGGTGTCCGGCGTGGTGGCGATGCTGTCGGTATCCACCAGAATCCCCCCGGTGGATGTGATCCGTTTCGGCCACCCGAGGTCGAGCATCCAGCGCACCGTGTCCAGCATGTGCACGCACATGTCGCCGATGATGCCGTTGCTGTATTCCATGAAATTACGCCATCCGCGCGGGTGGACGATTTCGTTGAACGGTATTTTGGGCGCCGGGCCTGCCCACATTTCATAATCCAGTTCGTCCGGGGGCGTGATCGCCGGGGGATTCCGGCGCGTGCGCATATGGTAATAGCAGTACGTTTCCGCAAGCCGGATCCTGCCAAGCCGTCCCGAGCGCACATACCGATCGCGGGCTTCTATGAGGTGGGGCGTGCTGCGCCGCTGCATTCCCACCTGGACCACGCGCCCGTACTTGCGGGCGGCGGCGACCATCGCCTGGCCTTCCACCACGTCCACGCCGACAGGCTTTTGCACCCACACGTCCAGCCCGGCGCGGCAGGCGTCGATCATGGGCAGCGCGTGCCAGTGATCCGGCGTGTCGATCAGCACGAGATCGAGATCGCCCGCCTGAATCATCTCCCGGTAGTCGGTGAACGCGCGCGGGCGGTTGCCGGAAGCCTGCCGTCCGGCGACGATTTCCACCGCGCCGTTCAGCATGTTCCGGTCCACATCGCATAGCGACGTAACTTCCACGGGGGCCACCTGGATCAGCCGGAGCAGATCCGTTTTGCCGTACCAGCCGCATCCGATGAGACCTACACGGGGGGCATTGCGGCGCCAGGAAGTCATGGCCATGCCGGGGAGTGCGGAGGCTGCGGCGAGCATGGCGCCGGTTTTCAGAAATTGCCTGCGTTTCATGATCTTGTGGAAAGAGGGCGATGGGTAGGCCGCATCGGATTTTCCGGCGCGGTGCGCGGGAAAGATAGGCCACCGGATCGAGACTGCGCCACTTTCTTTCGCACGATTCTCCGCGCAGCCTCCCGAAGGGCGCTTCACGTCCGAGATGCCCCGAATCCGCAGCGTTTTCGCTAATTTCAACGATGCAATTATAATATCTTTTACACACGAACACGAAGCGCTGAGCGAAGTGGTTTTGATCAGGGTATCCTAAATTTTGGAATGACTGTGAATTCACGCCGCATGGATATGCCAGGGACGGAAACATCGGAGGAGACATCGGAAACAGGTCGCCTTGCCGCCATTTACATTTATCCTGTCAAATCGACGCGCCGGGTAGCGTTGGAAGCGTCGGCGGTCGAGCCGCAGGGCCTTAGTAAGGACCGCCGGTGGATGGTTGCCGATCCGGACGGGAAATTCATGTCGCAGCGTACTGCGCCCAGGCTGTCGCTGATCCGTGCGGCAGTGTCCTCGAAAGGCTTGCAGGTGCAGGCGCCGGGGCAGCAGGATTTGTTTGTGGCGCAGCCGAACGGGGCGGCGCGCGCATCCGTGGAAGTCTGGGGAGATATTATTCTCGCCGCCGAGGCGGACGCCGAGGCGCACGAATGGTTCAGCCGGTTTCTCGGAACCGAATGCCGTCTTGTATATCTGGACGATCCGGCCAGCCGACCGGTCGAAACCGGGTACGGCAAGCCCGGGGACGTCGTGAGTTTTGCGGATTCTTTTCCGGCCTTGCTCATTTCCGAAGCTTCTCTGGAAGCGCTCAATGCGCGGCTGGACGAGCCGGTGCCCATGCATCGTTTCCGGCCGAATCTGGTCGTGTCGGGGGTCGAAGCATTCGCCGAGGATACCTGGGATCGCGTGCGCATAGGGGAGATGCATTTTCTTGTGGCCAAGCCGTGCGCCCGCTGCGTCGTGACGACGGTCGATCAGGAGACGGGGGTACCCGGCAAGGAACCGCTGCGGACTCTGGAGACGTTTCGCCGCGGCGAGGACGGGAAAGTGTACTTCGGCCAGAATCTTATTCCGCTGCACCCCGGAACCGTTCGCCGGGGCGATATCGTACAGCCTACGTTGCGGAATTAATCACAGCATCCTTACCAGCCTGCCATGTTTATTCATTGCGTGTTTTTCCGGCTTCGGGACGATTTGACCGCCGAAGACCGCCAGGAATTCGATGAGGGAGTCCGGTCCCTGCTTGACATCGAAACGGTCCGCCACGGGTTCGTCGGAGCCCCTGCCGATACCCACCGTCCGGTCGTACTCCGCGATTATTCCTGCGGCCTCGTGGTCGCTTTCGACGACAAGGCGGGGCATGATTTCTACCAGGACGACCCCGTACACGATCGCTTCCGCAACGAGTGCAGCCACCTCTGGGAAGACGTGAAGATCTACGACGTGCAGGAATAGGGTGGGCGGGTGCGCAGGAGCGCTATTCGCCTACGTTGCACGAGATCGGGGGCCAAATGCGCCGGAGTCTGTTGCGCCGCCTCCGTTCGAACAGGTTACGCGGGGCCGGGTTCGCCGGCGGACGGACAGAAAATACCCGTCCGGTTCGTCAGCTTTTCCCCTGCATCGTGTGGTCCAGCAGCCGGATGAGCTGTTCGCGCAGGTGGCGCCGGTCCACCACGAAATCCACGAAGCCGTGCTCCTGCAGAAATTCGGAGCTCTGGAAGCCGTCCGGCAGGTCCGCCCCGATCGTTTCCCGGATCACCCGCGGCCCCGCAAAGCCGATCAGGGCGCCCGGCTCGGCAAGATTGAAATCCCCCAGCATGGCGAACGAAGCGGTAACGCCTCCGGTCGTGGGGTTGGTCATAAGGGAGATGAAGGGAAGGCCCGCCGCATCCAGTCTGCTTAGCAGGGCGCTCGTTTTCGCCATTTGCATGAGGCTGAGGGCGCCTTCCATCATGCGCGCTCCGCCGCTTTGGGAAATAATGAGCAGGCCCGCCTGGTTTTCTTCGGCCCGCTTGATGGCCCGCGCAACGACTTCGCCCACTACGGACCCCATCGATCCGCCGATGAACGCGAAATCCATAGCTGCCGTAGAGAGGAGGTGTCCGCCGACCTTGCCCAGCGCAGCGCGCGCCGCATCGTTCTGACCGGTTTTTTGTTTGGCGGCGCCAAGGCGGTCCGCATACCGCTTGCGGTCGGTGAATTCGAGCGGGTCCGTCGAGTGCAGATTTTCATCGAACAGATCGAACTCCCCGTCGTCGTAGATGAGGCGAAAATACCCGAGGCTCTCCATGAAAAAGTGATAGCCGGAGGCGGGGACGACCATGGCGTTGTCCTCGATCTCGCGCCGGTTGACGATCTCGCCGGATTTGGGGCATTTCGCCCACTGCCCATCGGGGATCTCGTTCTTTTCCGCCAGTTCGGTCAGGATGCCCGCCTTCTGTCGCTTGAACCACGTCATATCAGATGGCCAACTTCTGGAACGCTGTTTTTTGAGGGACTGCGGCCGCGAATTCCTTCAGATAATGCGGTTCGAAGGAAGCGATGTCCTCGACTTCGCCCCGTTCCAGTCTTGCAGCGCTGAGGCGCGCCACGGCTACGGCGGGAGGGGCGATGCACTCGTCGTCCGGGGCGAGCATCTCCGTGGCGTGCCCGTTCGATCCGTATTGCTGCGCGAGCTGCGCATACAATTTCGTTTGCCCATCCCCCACGATATACAGACGACCCTTGCCTGTGTTGCCCAGGCATTCGGCGGCTTCCTCGACCTGGATCACTGAGGTCTCGCGCAGCACTTCAAGCGTACTGCCGGAAGTGACCCGGAAAGCCGCCGCGTACGCCTCGTTCCGCCGGGCGTCGAACGCAGCGACAATGCAGTCGTCCGGCGCCGCCAGCGGAAGCGCAAGGTGCGCCCATGCTTCCGGCCCCGGCACGGATACGAGTTGTGCGCCCGTCGCCTCGGCCAGCCCTTTTGCGGTGGCCGTGCCGATCCGCAAGCCGGTGTACGATCCGGGGCCGCTCGACACGGCCACGGCTGCCAGATCCGCGGCCGCAATCCCGGCATACCGCAGGGCGTCGCCGATCATCGGAACCAGCCGGGCGTCATGTGCGCGAGCGCGCCGCAGGGTCAGTTGGGCCGCAATCTTTCCGCTGCGCCATACGGCGACGCTGCACGCATTGGTAGCCGTTTCGAGGGCAAGAATATTCAATGGAATACGGTGTGGATCATAACGTATACAAACGTATTTTAGACGAATGTGCGCCGTATGGGTTCTGAGGCGGGCGCCGCTGGTCCTGTGGCGTCGTCTCCGGCCTGACCCTGAGCTCCCTTGCGGGTGTGGCGGGGATGCGGCGGTTTTTTTGTTTTCCGGAGACGTTTACAAAAACACTTATGAACGTATACGATGCCGATCATATTCGTAATGTGGCGCTGGTTGGCCACCAGGGCAGCGGCAAAACGATGCTGGCCGAGGCCATGCTGCTTGCAAGCGGCGCCCTGCGGCGCATGGGCGGGATAGAAGCCCACAGCACGGTTTCCGATTTTCATCCCAGCGAGCACGAGCGGCAAATGTCGATTTTCGCCTCGCTTCTGCATGCCGAATGGGAAGGGCACAAGATCAATGTCATCGATACGCCCGGCTATCCCGATTTCGTGGGCGAGGTCATTTCCTCGTTGAAGGTGGCCGATACCGCCGTCTTCGTGATGAATGCCGTCGAGGGTGTGCAGGTGGGGACGGAACTGGCCTGGAATTATGCGGAGGAGATCGGCAAGCCGTCCATGTTCGTGATCAATCACCTGGACAAGGGGGATGCGGATTTCCGGATGCTCGTTACGCAAATGAAGGAGCGCTTCGGGAACGGCGCGACCATGGTGCAACTCCCTGTGGGGGGCGGTACGCGGGCGATCATCGATGTGCTGCTCATGAAGCAGCTTACGTATCCGGAAGGAAAAACAGAGCCTGTCGTCAGCGACATCGATGAGGCATTTCGTGACGAAGCCGAGGAACTGCATACGACGCTCATCGAGGATATTGCGGAAAACGATGAGGCGCTGATGGACCTTTATTTCGAAAAGGGCGAGCTCAGCGAGGATGAGATGCGGGCAGGTTTGCGCCAGGCTATACTGCACCGGCAACTCTTCCCCATTTTTGTAACGTCCGCAACCGGAGCGGTGGGCGTTTCCCGTCTGATGAGCTTTATCGATAATGTGTTGCCTTCGCCCGCGCAAAGCGATGCCGGCGAAGCCGTGCAGGCCGATCCGTCCGGGGCGCCCTCGGCGCTCATCTACAAGACCATGGCCGAACAGCATGTGGGCGATTATTCGTTCCTGCGCGTGTATTCGGGCACGTTTTCCCAGGGCATGGACCTCGAGAATGCACAGACAGGAACGACCGAGCGGCTCGGGCAATTGTTCGCTATCAACGGTCGCGAACGGGATCCGATGCAGAAGATGGTTGCCGGGGACCTCGGGGCGCTCGTGAAACTCAAGAATTCGCACACGAACAATACGTTGCGGTCCAAGGGGTCGAAGGTGGTCATCGAGCCGATCGCTTTTCCCGAACCCCGGTACCGGGCTGCGATCAACCCCGAGAACGAGGGCGAGGAAGATCGTCTCGCTCAGGGTATCCACCAGCTTCGCGAAGAAGACCCGTCTCTGGTCGTGGTGCACGATCCGCACCTGCGGCAGATGACGCTGGGGGGACAGGGAGAGATGCATTTGCAGGTAGCGAAATACCGTCTGGCGAACCGCTTCGGCGTGGGCATTGTCTTTTCCAAACCCCGCGTGGCGTACCGCGAAACGATCACGAAGCAGGCCCGGTCGAGCTACCGGCACAAGAAACAGACCGGCGGCGCCGGACAGTTTGCGGACATTTCCATCATGGTCGAGCCGCTCGAGGGGGATTTCAATCCGCCGTCGGACATTTCCGTGCGCGGCGAAGCCGAAGTCGAAACGGATTGGGGATCTAAAATTCACTTTATAGATGGCATCGTCGGGGGCGTCATCGACATGCGGCGGTTCTTCGGCGCCATCCAGAAGGGGGTCCTTGAGGCCACGCAGGATGGTCCGATTGCCCGCTATCCGGTGGGACATTGCCGGGTCGTCGTATTCGACGGCGGAATGCACCCGGTCGATTCCAACGATGCGGCCTTCAAGACGGCGGGGCGGATGTGTTTCCGTGAGGCGTTCCGGTCGGCTTCGCCGGTCATTCTCGAACCGATCTACGATGTGACCATTACCGTGCCCGAAAGCTTCGTCGGGGAGGTGATGGGAGATATGAACACCCGGCGGGGCCGCATACAGGGCATCGAGGCGGAAGGCGTGTTTCAGAAGATTATCGTGCAGGTGCCGGAAGCGGAGTTGTACCGCTATTCTACATCGCTCCGGTCCATGACGCAGGGGCGCGGGATTCACCATGCCACGTTCAGCCATTACGAGGCGATGCCCCGTCACGTGCAGGACGAGGTGGTGAAGGAGGCGGAGGAGTAGGGAGTCCAGAGAAGGGTGCTTGCATTTTCCCCACAGGGCTTTTATTTCTTTCGTAACCGGCCTGACCGGTTAGATGGATAGCCATGCCGATTATCTATTCCGCATACGAAGCCAAGGCCCGCTTTTCCGAAGTGCTGCGGCAGGTGCGGGCGGGGAAGACTATTACGATCTCTTACCGGGGAGAACCTGTGGCCGAAATCCGTCCCCTGCAAACCTCTCCCGTAATGCTGGATGAGCGATTGGACGAACTCGAACAGAGTGGCATTCTGGTTCGTTCGGATGAGCCGAGGCAGCCGCTCTGCGCCGTCGAGCGCCGGCCAGGCGCTTTGGATCGTTTTCTCGCAAAACGAAATGGTTGACCGGGTTGGACGAAGCATGATGCGAAGCGGACAGAAAACAGGACACTTTTTGGGACATTATTTAGGACAAAAAAAGGGACATTTCAGATATAATAAATCTTGTAATTAAATCGTAATGCGTTTATATTGATCCTGTACGGGTAACTCTTCGAACGAGTGATATCTCTGTTTTTAGTCCAACACCCAAGGTGTTTCCATTCCTCTTACACTTCCCGATTTCCTGGACAATACGTCATAGAAAAGATCTCATACTATGACCACCCGGCGGAAATACGAGGAGACGCATCCCTGGATCACGTTCCGGCTGGATTTGAACCAAGCGCATCCCAATCTGTGGACATTGCTTGGACAGGCGGTGACGTTTTGCAGACAAGTGTCGCAAGCGGCTCTGCCCCCTGATATCGCCAAAACGTTCAAGACGCTGTACCTCAGTAAGGGGGTTCGGGCTACGACGGCTATCGAAGGGAATACCCTGACAGAGGAACAGGTGCAGGCCCAGATCGAAGGGAAACTCGATCTTCCTCCATCGCAGGAATATCTGCAACAGGAAGTAGCGAATATCTTGCGTGCCTGCGGGATTATCGAGTCGGCCATGGATGCGGATAATCCGCCTCGATTGAGTGTGGATCTGATTCGGGAATACAACGGGTGGGTTCTTGAAGGGCTTGGGAAGCATCTTGCCGAAGGTGTGGTTCCCGGCAAGATTCGCACCCATTCGGTAGGCGTAGGCAGTTACAGGGCTGCGCCCCCGGAAGATTGCGATTATCTTCTGGAACGTCTTTGCGAATGGCTGGAGGAAAAAACCGAGATTCCGTTTTTTGCGGATGACGATGATCGCAGTGTCGCGGCGGGCATTCTGCATGCCGTTCTTGTGCACTTGTACATCGCCTGGATTCATCCCTTTGGCGATGGCAACGGGCGTACGGCGCGGCTTCTGGAATTTATGGTGCAGGCTCGAGCGGGCGTTCCGTTTCCTTCGGCGCACCTGCTCAGCGACCATTACAATATGACCCGGACCCAATACTATCGGGAATTGGACCGGTCAAGTCAGATCCATGATGGCAAAGGAGATGCTTTCGGATTTCTGCAATATGCCTTGCAAGGGTTCGTAGATGGATTACAGGAGCAGTGCGAAAAAATTCAGGGGCATCAACTTGCGATAGTATGGGAGCACTTTATCTATGGCGTATTTGCGAAGCAGAAGCGTTCCAGTGCCATGCAACGTCGCCGGGAACTGGTGTTGGAGCTCGGTCGCAAAAAGGAATTTATTTCCAAAGCCGAACTTACCGATCTGAGCCCGTCCATAGCACGGTATTATGCGGATAAGACGGACAAGACCCTGACACGGGATTTGAACTGGCTGGCGCAGGAGGGTTTGATTGTTCGTAAAGGCCGGCAATATCTGGCAAACATGACTCCTATGTGGACATTTGTGCTGCACTTGAGAGTGGATCGATTTGCTTCTTTGCTGTTCTCTGCACACAGTAGTAGGGGCGAAAACGAATAAAGCCGAAGCAATATGCATATATCGCATAGAACAACCCGCATCTATGCAATATCTGCATAGATGCGATTTCTCCTGAGAAAATGGAGTTTCTCTGGTACGACTACGAAACATCCGGCGACCGGCCGAGGAAGCATCGTCCGGTGCAATTCGCGGGCGTGCGGACCGATGCGGACCTGCAGGTCATAGGCGATCCGGTTATGTGCTATTGCCGTCCCGCCCCGGATCAATTGCCGCAGCCGGAAGCGTCTCTGGTGCATGGCCTCGCACCGTCGTACCTCGAAGAGCATGGCCTTTCCGAAGCGGAGTTCGCCCACCGGATTCACCAGGAGCTTGCGCGGCCCGGCACCTGTTCGGTGGGGTACAATGCGATCCGGTTCGACCACGAGCATACCCGCTTTCTGTTCTACCGGAATCTGCTTGATCCGTATGCATGGCACTGGCGCAACGGCAATACGCGCTGGGATATCATCGATCTCTTCCGCGCCGCGTATGCGCTGCGCCCGGAAGGGATTGCGTGGCCGATGCGGGAGGATGGGAAGCCGTCGTTTCGTCTTCAGCACCTTGCGGCGGAGAATGGGGTCGGCGGGCACGGGGAGGCCCACGAGGCGCTTGCCGACGTGATGACGACCATCGATATGGCCCGGCTCGTTCGCGACCGGCAGCCGAAGTTGTTCGAATGGTCCCTGCGCATGCGGCACAAAAAGGAGGCCGCCGCCGTCATGCAGGACCCCTTCGTGTGGGTGGCGTCGCTGTTTCAGGGCAGGGGATGCGCTGCGCCGGTCTTTCGCCTCGCGAATAAGTCGGAGAATCCGAACGCCGTGATCGTGTTCGATATGTCACAGGATCCGTCCGAATTCATCGGACTTTCCGTCGATGCGCTGCACGAGCGGATATTCACCCCCGGCAGCCGTTCGCCGATCTTTGTCGTGAGGATGAACAAGTGTCCGTTCGTGGCTCCGTTCAGCGTTCTTACGGACGAGGTGATGGATCGGCTGGGTCTGGATGCGGCCACCCTGGAGAAACATGAGCGTTTGCTCCGGGACGATGCGTTGCTGGGGCAACGGGTGCGGGCGGCGTATGTGCGGCCTCCGGAAGAAGCCCCGGACCGTCCCCGGGAAGCGCCGGATGTGGACGAAGCCCTGTACGCGGGACTCACCCCGGATGCGGACCGGTCTGCCCTGAGGCGTTTGCTGGACGAAGACCGGACCCTTGCCACTGCCGGCGACATCCATTTTACGGATCGGCGTCTCAATGAACTCGTATTCCGGTACCGCGCCCGGAATTTCTTTGATGATCTCGAGGCTACGGAGCAGGATCGCTGGCGTGCACATTGCCGGGCCCGTCATCTGACGCCCGGCGAAGACGGCCGCACCGAGCTGGACAAGTACTATGCATGCATCGACGAACTGCGCAGAGAGCATGCGGATGCGCCCGACAGGATTGCGTTGCTCGACGATCTCAAGGAATATGGCCGCCGGCTTGCAGCGTGGCTGGGGTAAACCGCTGTAAAACTCCTGCCGATTATTTCGCCTTTTCCGTCGATTTTCCTTTTCTTGTCCCGTTCGCGTTTATTTAAGGATACTCTGATCAAAATCACTTCGCTCAGCACTTCGCTTTCGCGCGGGCGAGATACATAGCATCCACACTTCTCTGACATGACGTCCCCCCGCGAAACCACGGCCCGACTTCTTATCAGCTGTCCGGATCGTCCCGGCATCATCGCGGCTGTTACCGGTTTTCTGCATAGTCACGGCGCGAATTGTACGGCGCTTGACCAGCATGCCACTGAAAAGGAGGGCGGCGTCCTGTTCATGCGGATCGAATTTCAGACGCCGCACCTCGATGTGTCGCGCTCGTCGCTGGAGGAAGCGTTCGGCAATGAGGTTGCTGCAAAGTTCGACATGCAGTGGCGATTGAGTTACGCCACCGATGCGCAGAGAATGGCCATCTTCGTGTCGAAGCACGACCATGTCCTGATGGACTTGCTCTGGCGGCTGCACAGGGGAGATTTGTATGCCGTAGTGCCGATGGTGATCAGCAATCATCCCGACCTGGAGCACGAGGTGGCCCGTTTCGGCATTCCCTATTATCATGTGCCGATGGTGAAGGGCAAAAAACACATCGGGGAAGCGCACATGCTGGAGATCATGGGCGACGGCATCGATGTGATCGTGCTGGCCCGTTACATGCAGATATTGTCCGGATCGTTCGTTGACCGGTATGTCAATCGGATCATCAACATTCACCATTCTTTTCTGCCCTCCTTCGCCGGTGCGGATCCGTACCGGCAGGCCTCCGACCGCGGCGTCAAACTCATCGGGGCGACGGCTCACTACGTCACCGAGGAACTGGACAGAGGGGCCATTATCGACCAGGACGTGGTGCGCGTAAACCACCGGCAGGATCCGGAAGATATGAGACGCCTTGGCCGGGATGTCGAGCGGAGCGTGCTTGCGCGCGCCGTCCGCTGGCATCTTGAAGACCGTTTGATCGTACATGAAAACAAGACCGTCGTGTTCGTTTGATATTTCCTTCCTTCTTTCTGGCTCATGAGCAGTCGTTCCAGCTGGTATTGTGTGGTGTGCGTTCTGGCGTTTGCCTGCGGAGGATGCCGTCTGGTTTCAATCGAAGAGGAAGATGTGCCGTTTTTCGAGGTGACCATTGCCGATGTCCGCGTGGAGGGCGTGGGTGCGGGCCGTATGGAGGAGGAGCATGTATTCCAGTTCTGGGGGCAGTTCGCCTATCCCGACAGTTCGTTCCGGTTCATCCAGTTTTCCATAGCGAATTTCGGAAAAACAGGGACGTACTCGCTGGGGCAATTCGTGGGCTCCTATGGTCTGATAGACAATCGGGAGCGGACGCAGCGGCTTGCGGCTTCCTCCGGACACAGGGACGACAACGTGCGGA
This region of Bacteroidetes bacterium SB0662_bin_6 genomic DNA includes:
- a CDS encoding Dabb family protein, producing MFIHCVFFRLRDDLTAEDRQEFDEGVRSLLDIETVRHGFVGAPADTHRPVVLRDYSCGLVVAFDDKAGHDFYQDDPVHDRFRNECSHLWEDVKIYDVQE
- a CDS encoding type II toxin-antitoxin system prevent-host-death family antitoxin gives rise to the protein MPIIYSAYEAKARFSEVLRQVRAGKTITISYRGEPVAEIRPLQTSPVMLDERLDELEQSGILVRSDEPRQPLCAVERRPGALDRFLAKRNG
- a CDS encoding gfo/Idh/MocA family oxidoreductase gives rise to the protein MKRRQFLKTGAMLAAASALPGMAMTSWRRNAPRVGLIGCGWYGKTDLLRLIQVAPVEVTSLCDVDRNMLNGAVEIVAGRQASGNRPRAFTDYREMIQAGDLDLVLIDTPDHWHALPMIDACRAGLDVWVQKPVGVDVVEGQAMVAAARKYGRVVQVGMQRRSTPHLIEARDRYVRSGRLGRIRLAETYCYYHMRTRRNPPAITPPDELDYEMWAGPAPKIPFNEIVHPRGWRNFMEYSNGIIGDMCVHMLDTVRWMLDLGWPKRITSTGGILVDTDSIATTPDTQTATFEYDELPILWQHRAWGHAADPDYPWGATLYGEHGTLKMSVHSYDFIPRGDEEQGRGEALYEYDRYPEDRTEQDLERHVASAIRGHMVDFLDAIEQRSRPVADIEEGHISAASCILANISMALGRTLEWDADAGRVTGDEEANALLARPYRAPWVHPDPEKV
- the tsaB gene encoding tRNA (adenosine(37)-N6)-threonylcarbamoyltransferase complex dimerization subunit type 1 TsaB encodes the protein MRLKYVCIRYDPHRIPLNILALETATNACSVAVWRSGKIAAQLTLRRARAHDARLVPMIGDALRYAGIAAADLAAVAVSSGPGSYTGLRIGTATAKGLAEATGAQLVSVPGPEAWAHLALPLAAPDDCIVAAFDARRNEAYAAAFRVTSGSTLEVLRETSVIQVEEAAECLGNTGKGRLYIVGDGQTKLYAQLAQQYGSNGHATEMLAPDDECIAPPAVAVARLSAARLERGEVEDIASFEPHYLKEFAAAVPQKTAFQKLAI
- a CDS encoding acetyl-CoA carboxylase carboxyltransferase subunit beta, giving the protein MTWFKRQKAGILTELAEKNEIPDGQWAKCPKSGEIVNRREIEDNAMVVPASGYHFFMESLGYFRLIYDDGEFDLFDENLHSTDPLEFTDRKRYADRLGAAKQKTGQNDAARAALGKVGGHLLSTAAMDFAFIGGSMGSVVGEVVARAIKRAEENQAGLLIISQSGGARMMEGALSLMQMAKTSALLSRLDAAGLPFISLMTNPTTGGVTASFAMLGDFNLAEPGALIGFAGPRVIRETIGADLPDGFQSSEFLQEHGFVDFVVDRRHLREQLIRLLDHTMQGKS
- a CDS encoding elongation factor G translates to MNVYDADHIRNVALVGHQGSGKTMLAEAMLLASGALRRMGGIEAHSTVSDFHPSEHERQMSIFASLLHAEWEGHKINVIDTPGYPDFVGEVISSLKVADTAVFVMNAVEGVQVGTELAWNYAEEIGKPSMFVINHLDKGDADFRMLVTQMKERFGNGATMVQLPVGGGTRAIIDVLLMKQLTYPEGKTEPVVSDIDEAFRDEAEELHTTLIEDIAENDEALMDLYFEKGELSEDEMRAGLRQAILHRQLFPIFVTSATGAVGVSRLMSFIDNVLPSPAQSDAGEAVQADPSGAPSALIYKTMAEQHVGDYSFLRVYSGTFSQGMDLENAQTGTTERLGQLFAINGRERDPMQKMVAGDLGALVKLKNSHTNNTLRSKGSKVVIEPIAFPEPRYRAAINPENEGEEDRLAQGIHQLREEDPSLVVVHDPHLRQMTLGGQGEMHLQVAKYRLANRFGVGIVFSKPRVAYRETITKQARSSYRHKKQTGGAGQFADISIMVEPLEGDFNPPSDISVRGEAEVETDWGSKIHFIDGIVGGVIDMRRFFGAIQKGVLEATQDGPIARYPVGHCRVVVFDGGMHPVDSNDAAFKTAGRMCFREAFRSASPVILEPIYDVTITVPESFVGEVMGDMNTRRGRIQGIEAEGVFQKIIVQVPEAELYRYSTSLRSMTQGRGIHHATFSHYEAMPRHVQDEVVKEAEE
- a CDS encoding MOSC domain-containing protein — its product is MPGTETSEETSETGRLAAIYIYPVKSTRRVALEASAVEPQGLSKDRRWMVADPDGKFMSQRTAPRLSLIRAAVSSKGLQVQAPGQQDLFVAQPNGAARASVEVWGDIILAAEADAEAHEWFSRFLGTECRLVYLDDPASRPVETGYGKPGDVVSFADSFPALLISEASLEALNARLDEPVPMHRFRPNLVVSGVEAFAEDTWDRVRIGEMHFLVAKPCARCVVTTVDQETGVPGKEPLRTLETFRRGEDGKVYFGQNLIPLHPGTVRRGDIVQPTLRN